The sequence TTTTTTCAGCATCGAGGGGATGAATTTCTGCCCGCCGAACCCCGGGTTGACCGTCATCACCAGCACGAAGTCGGCAAGCGGCAGCGCCTCTTCGAGGAGCGCGAGCGGCGTCGCCGGATTCAGGGCGATGCCGGGCCGGGCCCCCCGGCTGCGGATGTGGTTGAGGGTCCGGTCGAGGTGCGCGTCCGCCTCGACATGGACCGAGAGCCAGTCGACCCCCGCGTCGAGGAACGCGTCCAGGAAGCGGTCCGGCCGCTCCATCATCAGGTGGGCGTCCAGCGGCAGCCGGGTGCACCCGCGGATGGAGGCCACGACGGGCGGCCCGATGGTCATGTTGGGAACGAAACGCCCGTCCATCACGTCCAGGTGGACCACGTCCGCCCCTCCCCGCTCTATCCT comes from Acidobacteriota bacterium and encodes:
- a CDS encoding ribulose-phosphate 3-epimerase → MIEIAPSILSADFSQLAAEIGRIERGGADVVHLDVMDGRFVPNMTIGPPVVASIRGCTRLPLDAHLMMERPDRFLDAFLDAGVDWLSVHVEADAHLDRTLNHIRSRGARPGIALNPATPLALLEEALPLADFVLVMTVNPGFGGQKFIPSMLKKIDRLRKSIVSKGYRTRIEVDGGIGPENLAEILEAGADIIVAGSAIFGSPGGASAAVAEMKKIAAGENQGGAGRSR